Proteins encoded in a region of the Kryptolebias marmoratus isolate JLee-2015 linkage group LG14, ASM164957v2, whole genome shotgun sequence genome:
- the nup214 gene encoding nuclear pore complex protein Nup214 isoform X1: MGDDTDSPPEREMKDFQFRQMKKVQVFEPADKMPKDRSSLLTISNKFGLTFVGLDRTFKVYFTQDVLAADKADGNSYEVVKGIAPLAEVTVELNLHHLALSCDELTLSVCGTSEEAGLSLTFYDVRTFMNRARPQKVPFASLQPAVGPGTSTQDLKWNPAHPSMLAACLSDGSMMILDVTDTVKVQAQLPAASGITCISWSPKGKQVAAGKMNATVSQYTPALEEKRVIPCPHFYTSDDPVKALDVLWLRTYAFAVAYAAADGCLETPPELVLISLPKKDEKVETKYLNFGDSVYGINTERQHHYFLSHIEDWDLLFAASAASIEVSVMARQDEKVWELWLLEDASRAELPVTATSEDTLPLGLAVDYTSQQEIHITDEKTLPPAPIMLMLSTEGLLCPFALLNQNPGVKQLVSPSTTLSLEGERLPKPGSLITQPTKLAASAPSAPASFPNLGFTSAAASSTPAPAASSSSAAPFSFVSSTPVSSSSSGFTFSVPATFSATSAPSAPSVFSVGGAAPFGSGPSIFPFASRPPSETPSSLSAFSLGTAAVKALPAAAPTATPQSLSTASPPNVKLNLNDRFSPVETPPPAFPFNSALPKTAVSISSSMSATSLPATKSQAGLAPVRPVQTSTPTNIVQKPAPAAQTRVQTPQATVSTKALEKQLQQKREIDPIMTGILEEIAHFQKELDDLKTRSAKADFKLGTNDEMKALRKESEDLHIFTLEIKETTESLHGDIGTLKTTLLEGFSSAEEAKTQSELSKDRNYRQLLYKKPLDPRSEEQLKEIRRLYQYVTFAVEDVNDVLDVEWEKHLEKKKKQKHMVVPGREGLFTTLSNNLYIINQQRSTLDQLVQDLTSLRLYSKTAAPSVKQNTATATTAGLETELEILKSALLKARLDDTPPKPKAKSPAVKLSPAKQSQLRNFLSKGQMPPVRSTAPANLSRSAFLSPKYYEDLDDASSTSSLSQSLEPHPPHLELEEEELQPLQLPPLSALAPSLTTPRHPTVVRTPSIQPGFGAIQSTPLTKIHPVPGVGFGLSPIASPVLTNKINLSGAESTALATKTVKHGAPPAERTVPVTISAQQAAATAALRRQMANQKTAVVSTSLTESTLKTVPQVVNVQELRDKEPPVPVSSIISSTLPELTTQAFATSPANQVKRIADSSASEDRVLTTGNTTASVQKMSSESTSIPQTGFVFGQPSKSDVSVVPVGSTEQSSSKPFSFTSGSSGFGFSSVTQGAGTSQVKDVNKFSFGGNGKALFGQTGEQPFSLTPKSTSSGLGSQSPTLVPNTSSEAAKNTPAVTAFRTDSQLPKTTGGETLGIFSGLRVGQGEEAKDSATKPASFTFGDASLGLGKGVQNFSFGPTDLSKGTAPNSLFKPPDSNAKPAFSVPPPTSAASALPTSFGSLLTPSLESSEEPKAPQQLSDPTPPPEEERPTTSEPAAESSSQSVAPEPAVEAATAATPAASTPALPSATTVSNPELPPAYTAAAEATPTSPATAPPTTEAPSDPAFAASVPTSAPATDAPVSQSPPAPFQVPTSEKPGSIFTQPAPVVTDSSSIGVTPVISTAAPAATTSTPAVADSTATTAASSVFGQPAAPPATSAPASTGFGSPGFGSSAGASFGKSVFGQINAFGQPASSSGTSAGFSFTQSAFGATSSSATTGGSSLFGSATPSNASSFSFGTSSANTASNTGTGLFGQNTAPAFGQSSGFGQGSVFGSNTTTSSSSGFSFGQSGFGCPPATSVFGQQSSSGGLFGQQQQSSLFGSSSANTAASSTSGGFFSGLGGKPSEDAANKNPFGTTASPGAFGQAAQTGTTSLFGNSGAKAFGFGQSTFGEQKPSGTFTTGGGSVASQGFGSFSTPQKTAGGFGSPQVFGSPPSFSSSPAFGGAASFGSSPSFSNPMGSSTGKVFGEGTAASNMGGFGFASAPSAPSFGALANQSAPSFGSLAQQGTGFGSQPSSFSSFGQPQPQTGGFSGSTFGSANQSNPQTFSSWRS, encoded by the exons ATGGGCGACGACACGGACAGCCCCCCTGAGAGGGAAATGAAG GATTTCCAGTTTCGTCAGATGAAGAAAGTCCAGGTGTTTGAGCCCGCTGACAAAATGCCCAAAGACAGATCTAGTCTGCTGACCATCTCGAACAAGTTTGGCTTAACGTTCGTGGGGCTTGACAGAACATTTAAAGTGTACTTTACTCAAGATGTTCTTGCTGCTGATAAAGCTGATGGGAACTCCTACGAAGTAG TCAAAGGGATAGCACCGCTGGCTGAGGTGACTGTGGAGCTGAATTTGCATCACTTGGCTCTCAGTTGTGACGAACTCACTCTGTCAGTATGTGGTACATCAGAGGAGGCGGGCTTGTCCCTTACGTTCTACGATGTCCGCACATTCATGAACAGG GCAAGACCCCAGAAGGTGCCGTTCGCGTCCCTGCAGCCAGCTGTGGGTCCTGGGACTTCGACGCAGGACTTGAAGTGGAATCCTGCTCATCCATCCATGTTGGCGGCCTGCTTGTCTGATGGCAGCATGATGATTCTGGATGTTACAGACACCGTCAAAGTGCAGGCTCAGCTGCCTGCTGCTAGTGGCATCACCTGCA TTTCTTGGAGTCCAAAAGGAAAGCAGGTTGCGGCGGGGAAAATGAACGCCACAGTCAGTCAGTATACACCA GCACTAGAAGAAAAGAGAGTTATCCCATGTCCACATTTTTACACCTCAGATGACCCGGTCAAAG CTCTGGATGTGTTGTGGCTGAGAACATATGCGTTTGCTGTGGCATACGCTGCTGCAGACGGGTGTCTGGAGACCCCTCCTGAGCTAGTGTTGATTTCCTTACCT aaaaaggatgaaaaagtGGAGACAAAGTATCTGAACTTCGGTGACAGTGTGTACGGCATCAACACGGAGCGACAACATCACTACTTCCTAAGTCACATAGAGGACTG GGATCTTCTGTTTGCGGCGTCAGCAGCGTCTATCGAGGTCAGCGTGATGGCCAGGCAAGACGAGAAG GTGTGGGAACTTTGGCTTCTCGAAGATGCAAGTAGAGCAGAACTTCCTGTGACTGCGACGAGCGAGGACACTCTGCCCCTCGGCCTAGCTGTAGACTACACCAGCCAGCAGGAGATCCACATCA CTGACGAGAAGACGTTGCCTCCAGCACCCATCATGCTGATGTTGTCTACGGAGGGGTTACTCTGCCCGTTTGCTCTCCTCAACCAAAATCCTGGGGTTAAACAGCTGGTCTCGCCCTCTACTACCCTCAGCTTGGAAGGAGAGAGACTGCCAAAGCCAG GTTCTCTGATAACCCAGCCAACCAAACTTGCTGCTTCAGCTCCATCTGCTCCAGCATCATTCCCAAACCTTGGTTTTACTTCAGCAGCTGCTTCCAGTACTCCGGCCCCCgctgcctcttcctcctctgcagcccCATTCAGCTTTGTTTCTTCAACGCCTGTGTCATCGTCTTCGTCAGGGTTTACTTTTTCAGTTCCAGCTACCTTCTCCGCCACCTCAGCCCCTTCAGCCCCTTCAGTGTTCTCCGTCGGGGGAGCTGCACCTTTTGGCTCTGGGCCCTCAATCTTCCCCTTTGCTTCCAGACCTCCCTCTGAAACTCCCTCTTCACTCTCAGCCTTTTCGCTCGGCACCGCCGCCGTCAAAGCCCTGCCAGCAGCAGCCCCGACTGCAACACCTCAGAGCCTTTCCACGGCATCACCACCTAATGTCAAATTAAACCTAAATGACAG gttttcacCAGTGGAGACTCCGCCACCAGCTTTCCCCTTTAATTCCGCTCTGCCCAAAACTGCTGTTTCCATTTCCAGCAGCATGAGTGCCACTTCACTCCCAGCCACCAAGTCACAGGCTGGATTAG ccCCAGTGCGCCCAGTTCAGACCAGCACTCCTACCAATATTGTGCAGAAACCTGCTCCTGCTGCACAAACCCGTGTCCAAACTCCACAG GCAACTGTTAGCACGAAGGCTCTGGAGAAGCAGCTACAACAGAAGAGAGAGATTGACCCCATTATGACTGGTATATTGGAGGAG ATTGCACACTTCCAGAAGGAGTTGGATGACCTGAAGACTCGCAGTGCAAAAGCCGACTTTAAGCTGGGCACTAATGATGAGATGAAGGCGCTGAGAAAAGAGTCGGAGGATCTTCATATTTTCACCTTGGAGATCAAGGAAACTACAGAG TCTCTCCATGGGGACATTGGTACACTGAAGACCACTTTACTGGAGGGCTTTTCTAGTGCAGAAGAAGCTAAAACCCAGAGTGAGCTGAGCAAAGACAGAAATTACAGACAGCTGCTGTACAAAAAGCCTCTGGATCCACGCAGCGAGGAGCAGCTCAAG GAGATCCGCAGGCTGTACCAGTATGTCACTTTTGCTGTGGAGGACGTTAATGACGTGTTGGATGTAGAATgggagaaacatctggagaagaagaaaaaacagaa ACACATGGTTGTGCCCGGCCGTGAGGGTCTGTTCACGACGCTATCCAACAACCTGTACATCATCAACCAGCAGAGGAGTACGCTGGATCAGCTGGTGCAGGATCTCACCTCGCTGCGCCTCTACAGCAAAACGGCTGCTCCTTCAGTGAAGCAAAATACTGCAACTGCAACCACGGCTGG gttgGAAACTGAGCTTGAAATTTTAAAGAGCGCATTGCTGAAAGCCAGGCTGGACGATACTCCTCCGAAGCCAAAAGCCAAATCTCCAG cagtcaagTTATCACCAGCTAAACAGTCCCAGCTGCGCAACTTCCTGTCAAAGGGCCAGATGCCTCCAGTGCGCTCAACAGCACCAG cCAACCTGTCTCGTTCAGCCTTCCTTTCCCCGAAATACTACGAGGATCTGGATGATGCGAGCTCGACGTCCTCCCTGTCCCAGTCGCTGGAGCCTCACCCGCCTCACTTGGagctggaagaggaggaacTGCAGCCGCTGCAGCTTCCACCTCTGTCTGCCTTGGCGCCATCATTAACCACCCCCCGCCACCCCACGGTTGTAAGGACCCCCTCTATCCAGCCGGGCTTCGGAGCCATCCAGTCCACTCCTCTAACAAAGATTCACCCGGTACCAGGTGTAGGCTTTGGTCTCAGTCCTATTGCTAGTCCTG TTCTGACCAATAAGATCAACCTCAGTGGGGCTGAAAGCACGGCTCTTGCCACAAAGACGGTAAAGCATGGAGCTCCACCAGCAGAGAGGACCGTACCTGTCACCATCTCTGCCCAGCAGGCTGCAGCCACTGCCGCTCTGCGCAGACAGATGGCAAATCAGAAGACCG CTGTCGTCAGTACTTCCTTGACAGAGTCCACCCTGAAGACCGTCCCCCAGGTGGTCAATGTTCAGGAGCTCAGGGACAAAGAGCCGCCTGTTCCGGTTTCTTCCATCATCAG CTCCACGCTGCCAGAACTGACAACTCAGGCGTTTGCAACAAGTCCTGCCAACCAAGTCAAACGG ATTGCTGACAGTTCGGCATCTGAAGACAGAGTATTAACTACAGGG AATACAACAGCAAGCGTCCAAAAGATGTCCTCTGAAAGCACATCCATCCCACAGACAGGCTTTGTATTTG GTCAACCATCCAAATCAGATGTTTCTGTGGTTCCTGTTGGTTCGACAGAGCAAAGCAGCAGCAAGCCTTTCTCCTTCACTTCTGG ATCATCGGGCTTCGGTTTTTCCTCTGTCACACAAGGAGCTGGAACGTCCCAAG TCAAAGATGTGAATAAATTCTCTTTTGGTGGAAACGGCAAAGCACTGTTTGGTCAGACTGGAGAACAGCCATTCTCCCTCACCCCGAAGTCCACCTCCTCTGGTCTTGGCAGTCAGTCCCCCACTTTGGTTCCAAACACATCAAGCGAAGCAGCCAAAAACACGCCCGCTGTCACTGCTTTCAGGACGGACTCACAACTCCCAAAGACAACTGGAGGAGAGACACTAGGCATATTTTCTGGGCTACGTGTCGGCCAAGGAGAAGAAGCCAAAGATTCGGCAACAAAACCTGCTTCATTTACGTTTGGGGACGCTAGTCTTGGCCTGGGCAAGGGAGTGCAGAACTTTAGCTTTGGTCCGACAGACTTATCCAAGGGGACAGCGCCGAACAGTTTGTTCAAACCTCCTGATTCAAACGCCAAGCCAGCCTTTTCCGTTCCTCCTCCTAcctcagctgcttcagctctACCTACATCCTTCGGCAGCCTCCTCACACCTTCTTTGGAGTCATCAGAGGAGCCGAAAGCTCCCCAGCAGCTTTCAGACCCCACACCACCCCCCGAAGAAGAACGGCCTACGACAAGTGAACCTgctgcagagagcagcagtcagTCCGTAGCACCAGAGCCTGCGGTGGAGGCAGCAACCGCAGCAACACCTGCAGCATCAACACCTGCACTTCCTTCAGCCACAACTGTCTCTAATCCCGAGCTGCCACCTGCCTacactgcagcagctgaagcaacCCCTACATCACCAGCCACTGCTCCACCCACAACAGAAGCCCCCTCAGATCCAGCTTTTGCTGCTTCTGTGCCCACTTCGGCTCCTGCTACAGATGCCCCCGTCTCCCAGTCACCCCCTGCGCCATTTCAAGTGCCCACATCTGAAAAGCCAGGTTCCATTTTTACTCAGCCTGCTCCTGTGGTAACAGACAGCAGCTCCATTGGAGTCACACCGGTCATCAGCACAGCTGCTCCTGCAGCCACCACTTCCACCCCTGCAGTTGCTGATAGTACAGCAACTACTGCTGCTAGCTCTGTGTTCGGGcaacctgctgctcctcctgccaCCTCGGCCCCAGCATCCACAGGATTCGGCTCACCTGGCTTTGGCTCATCAGCTGGAGCTAGTTTTGGTAAATCTGTGTTTGGCCAAATAAATGCTTTTGGCCAACCTGCCAGCAGCTCTGGGACATCTGCCGGCTTTTCTTTTACCCAATCTGCATTTGGAGCCACATCTAGTAGCGCAACTACTGGAGGAAGCAGTCTTTTCGGGTCCGCTACTCCAAGCAACGCGAGCTCCTTCTCCTTTGGCACAAGCAGCGCCAACACAGCCAGCAACACAGGGACAGGGTTGTTTGGACAAAACACGGCCCCAGCATTCGGTCAGAGTTCCGGATTTGGGCAAGGATCTGTGTTTGGAAGCAACACCACCACATCTTCATCTTCTGGCTTCAGCTTTGGTCAGTCAG gttttggCTGCCCTCCTGCCACCTCTGTGTTTGGTCAGCAGTCTTCTTCTGGCGGCTTATTTGGACAG CAGCAGCAATCAAGTCTGTTTGGGTCAAGTTCAGCTAATACAGCGGCCTCATCTACCAGCGGCGGGTTCTTCAGTGGCCTGGGAGGCAAACCGAGCGAGGACGCCGCCAACAAGAACCCATTTGGAACCACTGCCTCGCCTGGCGCATTTGGGCAGGCCGCTCAGACTG GTACCACCAGTCTGTTTGGAAATAGTGGCGCGAAGGCCTTCGGTTTTGGCCAGTCCACCTTCGGGGAGCAGAAACCCAGCGGGACCTTCACCACAGGTGGGGGGAGTGTTGCGTCTCAAGGCTTTGGCTCCTTCTCTACACCACAAAAAACAG cagGTGGTTTTGGCAGCCCTCAGGTGTTTGGCAGCCCCCCTTCTTTCAGCAGCTCCCCGGCCTTCGGCGGCGCCGCCTCGTTCGGCTCGAGTCCTTCTTTCAGCAATCCCATGGGTTCCTCGACGGGGAAGGTGTTCGGGGAGGGAACAGCCGCCTCAAACATGGGAGGCTTTGG GTTTGCCTCGGCCCCCAGTGCCCCTTCCTTCGGCGCTCTGGCCAATCAGAGCGCTCCGTCATTCGGGAGCTTGGCCCAGCAGGGCACTGGATTTGGAAGTCAGCCCAGCAGCTTCTCGAGTTTTGGTCAGCCACAGCCACAGACTGGAG GATTCTCCGGAAGCACCTTTGGGTCTGCAAACCA atcaAATCCTCAAACATTTTCCAGCTGGAGGAGctag